The following are from one region of the Mesorhizobium sp. B2-8-5 genome:
- a CDS encoding ABC transporter permease, whose amino-acid sequence MVAVLLFFGLFGGSSFMSAAGAASWLNIASEIGIIALPIGLLMIAGELDISVGAVIPAASLTAAIVSGHYGLPDWLGITAALGLGLAVGLVNGLFVTRTTIPSLIITIGTMFGTMGLTLGLTVKIAGSTGVSLVPDPLTKQILGDYLGGMFQVTILWWVVFVVGLFWLLHISPMGNWIYALGGDKESARNVGIPTKRLTIGLFMLSGFSAAFVGVSEVMVYQSAQVLAGQSFIFNSIMCVVIGGVLLTGGFGSIVGIVFGTLTFSIVNQGIYFTSLDPNVGSVIIGALLLIAVLTNDTFRQLALSYSSKKGGQS is encoded by the coding sequence ATGGTCGCAGTCCTGCTTTTCTTCGGCCTATTCGGCGGCAGCAGTTTCATGTCGGCAGCCGGTGCGGCAAGCTGGCTGAACATCGCTTCCGAGATCGGGATCATTGCGCTGCCGATAGGGTTGCTGATGATCGCCGGGGAACTGGACATCTCGGTCGGCGCGGTGATCCCCGCGGCGTCGCTCACCGCTGCCATCGTCTCGGGTCACTACGGGCTGCCCGATTGGCTTGGCATAACGGCAGCGCTTGGCCTCGGCCTCGCCGTCGGCCTCGTCAACGGCCTGTTTGTGACGAGGACAACCATCCCGTCGCTTATCATCACCATCGGCACCATGTTCGGCACGATGGGTCTGACGCTGGGCCTCACCGTCAAGATCGCCGGCAGCACCGGCGTCTCGCTCGTGCCGGACCCGCTTACCAAGCAAATCTTGGGTGACTATCTCGGCGGCATGTTCCAGGTCACGATCCTGTGGTGGGTCGTGTTCGTGGTTGGCCTGTTCTGGCTGTTGCACATCTCGCCGATGGGCAATTGGATCTATGCGCTCGGCGGCGACAAGGAGAGTGCGCGCAACGTCGGCATCCCAACCAAGCGCCTGACCATCGGCCTGTTCATGCTGTCCGGCTTCAGCGCCGCGTTCGTCGGGGTCAGCGAGGTGATGGTCTACCAAAGCGCGCAGGTTCTGGCCGGCCAGTCCTTCATCTTCAATTCCATCATGTGCGTGGTCATCGGCGGCGTCTTGCTCACGGGCGGTTTCGGCTCGATCGTCGGCATCGTGTTCGGCACGCTCACCTTCTCGATCGTGAACCAGGGCATCTATTTCACCAGTCTCGATCCCAATGTCGGCAGCGTCATCATCGGTGCGCTTCTCCTGATTGCGGTGTTGACCAACGACACGTTCCGGCAGTTGGCGCTCAGCTATTCGTCGAAGAAGGGAGGACAGTCATGA
- a CDS encoding MocE family 2Fe-2S type ferredoxin has translation MPWVDACAADEIEAEEAKRFENGGRTFAIFRNDADEYYCTDGLCTHEAIHLADGLVMGNTVECPKHASVFDFTTGEVETPPACENLRTYKTRVENGRVHIEI, from the coding sequence ATGCCCTGGGTCGACGCTTGTGCCGCTGACGAAATCGAAGCCGAGGAAGCCAAGCGTTTCGAGAATGGCGGCCGCACCTTCGCGATCTTCCGTAACGACGCGGACGAATACTACTGTACGGACGGATTGTGCACACACGAGGCGATCCACCTTGCCGACGGTCTTGTCATGGGCAATACGGTGGAGTGTCCCAAGCACGCGTCCGTTTTCGACTTCACCACCGGCGAAGTCGAGACGCCACCGGCCTGCGAGAACCTCAGGACATACAAGACCAGGGTCGAGAACGGCCGCGTGCATATCGAGATCTGA
- a CDS encoding ATP-binding cassette domain-containing protein produces the protein MNDKPAILELRNVNKSFGPIDVLHDISLRVRAGEVLCLLGDNGAGKSTLIKTLAGVHKPTSGQILMDGQSVTFTGPSDAQGRGIATVHQFGGTFPLMSIGRSFFVGVEPTKGWGPFRIYDRKRANEIAVKAVRDFGITRIDDGDRLVGGLSGGERQSLAIARAVHFGARVLILDEPTAALGVKQASHVLRIVNEAKKRGLAVVFITHQVMHAMTVGDHFAVLIRGAIAADFRKGEKSREEITDLMAGGETMADLEAQVEGYMETHAGHPPSLIPAAH, from the coding sequence ATGAACGACAAACCTGCCATTCTCGAACTGAGAAACGTCAACAAATCCTTTGGACCGATCGACGTCTTGCACGATATTTCGCTCAGGGTGCGCGCCGGCGAAGTGCTCTGCCTGCTCGGTGACAACGGCGCCGGCAAGTCCACGCTCATCAAGACCCTGGCCGGGGTCCACAAGCCAACCAGCGGCCAGATATTGATGGATGGTCAGTCCGTTACGTTCACCGGACCAAGCGATGCGCAGGGGCGCGGAATTGCCACCGTGCATCAGTTCGGCGGCACGTTTCCGCTGATGAGCATCGGGCGGTCTTTCTTCGTCGGCGTCGAGCCGACCAAAGGTTGGGGGCCGTTCAGGATCTACGACCGCAAGCGCGCCAACGAGATAGCGGTGAAAGCGGTCCGGGATTTTGGCATCACCCGTATCGACGACGGCGACCGCCTGGTGGGCGGCCTGTCGGGCGGCGAGCGCCAGTCGCTCGCCATTGCCCGCGCCGTGCATTTTGGAGCGCGCGTGCTGATCCTGGATGAGCCGACCGCGGCACTCGGCGTCAAGCAGGCCTCGCATGTGCTGCGTATCGTCAACGAGGCCAAGAAGCGTGGCCTGGCGGTGGTCTTCATCACCCACCAGGTCATGCACGCCATGACCGTCGGCGACCATTTCGCGGTACTGATCCGCGGCGCCATCGCCGCCGATTTCCGCAAGGGCGAAAAGTCACGCGAGGAGATTACGGATCTGATGGCCGGCGGCGAGACCATGGCCGACCTCGAAGCCCAGGTCGAAGGCTACATGGAAACCCATGCGGGCCATCCGCCGTCCCTGATCCCAGCCGCTCACTAG
- a CDS encoding Gfo/Idh/MocA family oxidoreductase, translating to MTIRIAVIGAGLMGADHARIVAEELPGATLQLVCDMDEQRARFVADACGANDVATDPEGAIARQDVDAVIIASPDFTHAPLSMACIGAGKRVLCEKPLSQAPADCIAVMAAEQKAGAKFVQLGFMRRYDRSYQEMKRALEDGRLGRALMVHNFHRNVETPAADFTGAMAITNSAPHEFDVVRYVLGTEYTAISAFQPRRSDARVAPVVMVLETVDGQLVNIEINNNAAYGYDVRAELVGERGTVATNHVAYTRTESALTQSTSYDADWRTRYYDAYRRQNRDFLRFVVTGDFPVTASDCWDGYCAAVVAEAGVKALKEGRRTPVQMIAKPEFYA from the coding sequence ATGACAATTCGCATTGCAGTGATCGGCGCCGGCCTCATGGGCGCGGATCATGCCAGGATAGTCGCCGAGGAACTGCCCGGCGCAACCCTCCAATTGGTTTGCGACATGGATGAGCAGCGCGCTCGTTTCGTCGCTGATGCATGCGGCGCCAACGACGTTGCCACCGATCCCGAGGGCGCCATCGCGCGGCAGGATGTGGACGCCGTTATCATCGCCAGCCCCGATTTCACGCACGCGCCGCTGTCGATGGCCTGCATTGGCGCCGGCAAGCGGGTACTGTGCGAAAAGCCCCTGTCACAAGCCCCGGCTGACTGCATTGCGGTGATGGCAGCCGAACAGAAAGCCGGGGCGAAATTCGTCCAGCTCGGCTTCATGCGCCGGTACGACCGCTCCTACCAGGAGATGAAGCGGGCGCTGGAAGACGGCCGTCTCGGCCGGGCGTTGATGGTGCACAATTTCCACCGCAACGTCGAAACGCCGGCCGCCGATTTCACCGGCGCGATGGCCATCACCAATTCCGCCCCGCACGAATTCGACGTCGTGCGTTATGTGCTCGGCACTGAATACACCGCCATCTCCGCATTCCAGCCGAGACGCTCGGACGCGCGTGTCGCCCCCGTCGTCATGGTGTTGGAAACCGTGGATGGCCAGCTGGTCAACATCGAGATCAACAACAACGCCGCCTATGGCTATGACGTGCGTGCCGAACTGGTCGGCGAACGGGGCACTGTTGCGACCAACCATGTTGCCTATACCCGCACTGAGTCCGCGCTTACCCAAAGCACCAGCTACGACGCCGACTGGCGGACCCGTTACTACGATGCCTACCGCCGCCAGAACCGAGACTTCCTGCGCTTCGTCGTGACTGGCGATTTCCCTGTGACAGCGTCGGATTGCTGGGACGGCTATTGCGCCGCCGTCGTTGCCGAGGCTGGCGTGAAGGCGCTGAAGGAAGGCCGTCGAACGCCTGTCCAGATGATTGCAAAGCCGGAGTTCTACGCGTGA
- a CDS encoding sugar phosphate isomerase/epimerase family protein, with protein sequence MKLGFVSDSLGYLPFEAVLNHAQRMGVSGIEVNTCGWSTAPHFRLASMLGNREAQRRFMGAFEERGLEIISLNANGNPLHPTDRAQGEGLRDTIRVAGEMGIRTVCTMSGLPAGSAGDSMPNWVVSSWPPETQTILKYQWEEKLIPFWTEIAALAKANGVERIALELHGNQCVYNVPSLLKLRQAVGPVVGANLDPSHLFWMGADPLAAAEALGAAIYHVHAKDTMLNRPVQATTSLLENGSLMDIPARSWSYITLGFGHGEEWWRRFCYRLKMAGYDGWLSIEHEDVLLNSLEGLEKSVALLQGVMPSAPADFKPQDI encoded by the coding sequence GTGAAGCTCGGTTTCGTTTCAGACAGTCTCGGCTACCTGCCGTTCGAGGCGGTGCTTAATCATGCCCAGCGCATGGGCGTATCCGGCATCGAGGTGAACACGTGCGGCTGGTCGACCGCCCCCCATTTCCGTCTCGCGTCGATGCTGGGCAACAGGGAAGCACAGAGACGCTTTATGGGAGCGTTCGAGGAACGCGGGCTGGAGATCATCAGCCTGAATGCGAATGGCAATCCGTTGCATCCGACCGATCGGGCCCAGGGCGAGGGGCTGAGAGATACCATCCGCGTCGCCGGCGAGATGGGCATCCGCACGGTCTGCACCATGAGCGGTCTGCCGGCTGGTAGTGCCGGCGACAGCATGCCGAACTGGGTTGTCTCGTCCTGGCCGCCGGAAACGCAGACCATCCTCAAATATCAATGGGAAGAAAAGCTGATCCCGTTCTGGACCGAGATCGCTGCGCTGGCAAAGGCAAACGGGGTCGAGCGCATCGCGCTCGAGCTGCATGGCAATCAATGCGTCTACAACGTGCCCTCGCTGTTGAAACTGCGACAAGCGGTCGGGCCGGTCGTGGGCGCCAATCTCGACCCCTCGCACCTGTTCTGGATGGGCGCCGATCCGCTCGCGGCCGCCGAAGCGTTGGGCGCGGCCATCTATCACGTGCATGCCAAGGATACGATGCTGAACCGGCCCGTTCAGGCAACGACCTCGCTGCTCGAGAATGGCAGCCTGATGGACATCCCGGCCCGCTCCTGGAGCTACATCACGCTCGGCTTCGGTCATGGCGAGGAGTGGTGGCGGCGGTTCTGCTATCGGCTGAAGATGGCCGGCTATGATGGCTGGCTCTCCATCGAGCACGAGGACGTGCTTCTGAATTCGCTGGAGGGGCTCGAAAAGTCGGTCGCGCTGCTCCAGGGCGTGATGCCGTCGGCTCCCGCAGACTTCAAACCGCAAGATATCTGA
- a CDS encoding sugar ABC transporter substrate-binding protein encodes MKLFKTLVSTAVLIGFSTGATLAANIFVVGGKPDDPFWSIVKRGAEDAGKVVEAQGGKVTWLGPQNYDNLGVDAAELIRQAIDQKADAIVGPDWVPEAMDPAFKAVRDAGIPLLIYNAGGLKAADRLGAMNYVGSDDYKGGVAAGEYLTKAGNKKGVCINTLPGAANIEAFCGGFKEGMKNGGGEADVLPLPATSFGSATAVAQAVKAYLLQHQDVNAVFTIGNVDANSAMNGITQAGKVGKVHLCGMNFDETILNNIKGGQQDCAIDQQGYLQGYLAVAILNGHVNYGLSVPTREILTGPGIIDKTNVDATIAGVKAGTR; translated from the coding sequence ATGAAGCTTTTCAAGACACTCGTCTCGACGGCGGTGCTGATCGGGTTCAGCACCGGCGCGACGCTCGCCGCAAACATCTTCGTCGTCGGCGGTAAGCCGGACGATCCGTTCTGGTCGATCGTCAAGCGCGGTGCCGAAGACGCCGGCAAGGTCGTCGAGGCTCAAGGCGGCAAGGTCACCTGGCTCGGGCCGCAGAACTACGACAATCTGGGTGTGGACGCCGCAGAGCTGATCCGTCAGGCCATCGACCAGAAGGCCGATGCCATCGTCGGCCCGGACTGGGTGCCGGAAGCGATGGATCCTGCGTTCAAGGCGGTAAGGGACGCTGGCATTCCGCTGCTTATCTACAATGCCGGCGGGTTGAAAGCAGCCGATCGTCTCGGCGCCATGAACTATGTCGGCTCCGATGATTACAAGGGCGGCGTCGCGGCCGGCGAGTACCTTACCAAGGCCGGCAACAAGAAGGGCGTCTGCATCAACACGCTGCCGGGCGCCGCCAACATCGAGGCGTTTTGCGGTGGCTTCAAGGAGGGTATGAAGAACGGTGGTGGTGAAGCCGACGTGCTGCCATTGCCCGCCACATCCTTCGGCTCGGCAACCGCCGTAGCCCAGGCGGTGAAGGCCTATCTGTTGCAGCACCAGGACGTGAACGCTGTCTTTACGATCGGCAACGTCGACGCCAACTCGGCCATGAACGGCATCACCCAGGCCGGGAAGGTCGGAAAGGTGCACCTGTGCGGCATGAATTTTGACGAGACGATCCTGAACAACATCAAGGGTGGCCAGCAGGACTGCGCCATCGACCAGCAGGGTTACCTGCAGGGATATCTCGCCGTGGCGATCCTCAATGGTCACGTCAATTACGGCCTGTCGGTGCCCACCCGCGAGATCCTTACGGGACCAGGCATCATCGACAAGACGAACGTCGACGCCACCATCGCTGGCGTGAAAGCAGGGACACGATAA
- a CDS encoding ABC transporter permease: MMDAIKSSLRRPEAGSVLSLIGVVLFFVLFGGANLGTLVGAASWVNFAANLGIVAIPVGLLMIAGELDISIGALIPAGSMTTAVLTGYYGLPIAVGIAGALAVGVAVGLINGLLTIRTSVPSLIITLATLVAMQGVVLSGSVLLTGNASVALTAPDWAKFLFGQLIGGSHQVIIVWWVAFAAIMGFVLHKTRYGNWLFAMGGDKVSARNAGIPTNRMTIALFVLSAVSATFVGICQAILFNSAQVSGGMSFIFNAIVSVVVGGVLLTGGFGSVVGIFVGTVTFAIVSQGIYFTQIDRNWSNLIIGVMLLLAVLMNQSFRDLALYFRPRRKRSLPREPANP, from the coding sequence ATGATGGACGCAATCAAATCATCACTGCGCCGTCCCGAAGCCGGATCGGTCCTCAGCCTCATTGGCGTGGTGCTGTTCTTCGTTCTGTTCGGCGGCGCCAATCTGGGCACGCTGGTTGGCGCGGCGAGTTGGGTCAATTTCGCGGCCAATCTCGGCATCGTCGCCATTCCCGTCGGCCTGCTGATGATCGCGGGCGAACTCGACATTTCCATCGGCGCCTTGATCCCCGCCGGTTCGATGACCACGGCCGTCCTGACCGGCTACTACGGACTGCCCATAGCCGTAGGGATCGCCGGCGCACTGGCGGTCGGCGTGGCGGTTGGCCTGATCAACGGCCTGCTGACGATACGAACCTCCGTGCCCTCGCTGATCATTACCCTGGCCACGCTGGTCGCCATGCAAGGGGTAGTGCTCAGCGGGTCTGTGCTTCTGACCGGCAACGCCAGCGTTGCCCTCACTGCGCCGGACTGGGCCAAATTCCTGTTCGGCCAGCTGATCGGCGGCAGTCACCAGGTCATCATCGTCTGGTGGGTCGCCTTCGCCGCCATCATGGGTTTCGTTCTGCACAAGACCCGCTATGGCAATTGGCTTTTTGCAATGGGCGGCGACAAGGTCAGCGCCCGCAATGCCGGCATTCCGACGAACCGGATGACCATTGCGCTGTTTGTGTTGTCCGCGGTCAGCGCCACATTCGTTGGCATCTGCCAGGCGATCCTGTTCAACTCCGCCCAGGTCTCCGGCGGCATGAGCTTCATCTTCAACGCGATCGTGTCCGTGGTGGTGGGCGGTGTGCTGCTGACCGGCGGTTTCGGGTCGGTCGTTGGTATCTTCGTGGGAACCGTCACCTTCGCCATCGTCAGCCAGGGCATCTACTTCACCCAGATCGACCGAAACTGGTCGAACCTGATCATCGGCGTGATGCTCCTGCTGGCCGTGCTGATGAACCAGTCATTCCGCGACCTGGCGCTGTACTTCAGACCGCGGCGCAAGCGAAGCCTGCCGCGGGAGCCAGCCAACCCATGA
- a CDS encoding LysE family translocator: MPDLTQFALYFAAAFLLAITPGPGIFYVAARTLAGGRAEGIASSVGTGLGGMVHVLAGSLGVSAIVLASAELFTALKLIGALYLVWLGFRTFQSARREAKTMLEGGTLSPAVGTGRAFREGVLVEALNPKTAAFFLAFIPQFVNLGAGHVALQFMVLGFISVTLNTVADVVVAFAASRIRQGAAGRASTIRRLREASGGAMIALGMGLAIAKRPAL; the protein is encoded by the coding sequence ATGCCGGATTTGACCCAATTCGCCTTGTACTTCGCCGCGGCATTCCTGCTTGCCATTACACCGGGGCCGGGCATCTTCTATGTCGCCGCACGCACGCTGGCTGGAGGACGCGCGGAAGGCATTGCCTCGAGTGTCGGGACGGGCCTCGGCGGCATGGTCCATGTGCTTGCCGGCAGCCTGGGTGTTTCAGCTATCGTGCTCGCCAGCGCGGAGCTGTTCACGGCGCTGAAGCTGATCGGTGCCCTCTACCTCGTCTGGCTGGGCTTCCGCACCTTCCAGTCCGCGCGCCGCGAGGCAAAGACGATGCTGGAAGGCGGGACGCTGTCGCCTGCCGTCGGCACTGGCCGAGCGTTTCGCGAAGGCGTGCTGGTCGAGGCCTTGAACCCAAAGACGGCCGCCTTCTTCCTGGCCTTCATTCCGCAATTCGTGAACCTGGGCGCCGGCCACGTCGCCCTGCAATTCATGGTCCTTGGCTTCATATCGGTGACGCTCAATACAGTGGCCGATGTCGTGGTCGCTTTTGCGGCGAGCCGCATCCGGCAAGGCGCGGCCGGGCGCGCCAGCACCATACGCCGGCTGCGGGAGGCCTCCGGCGGCGCTATGATCGCGCTCGGCATGGGCCTGGCCATAGCCAAGCGCCCCGCCCTTTGA
- a CDS encoding 3-keto-5-aminohexanoate cleavage protein, which translates to MQPVASRPDPVAIAVAPNGGRRTKADHPALPITPDELAHVAAASLDSGAAMIHVHVRDRDGHHLLDAEAYRTATAAIRASVDERLVVQITSEALGIYRPEQQMRVVLEARPEAVSLALRELLPDQTYEAGFAAFLETLRREKITPQIILYTPEEATYLAMLAGRGLIPFDNLPVLYVLGRYAVGQTSRPADLLPFLAPGTAAASHWMVCAFGNQETACVTAAALLGGNARVGFENNLFLPDGTPASGNQDLVAATKRSVEACGLTLANADTLRGQWDAA; encoded by the coding sequence ATGCAACCGGTTGCCAGCCGCCCCGATCCGGTCGCGATCGCCGTGGCGCCAAATGGTGGCCGGCGCACGAAGGCCGATCATCCCGCCTTGCCGATCACACCAGATGAGTTGGCGCATGTGGCCGCGGCTTCGCTCGACTCGGGCGCCGCCATGATCCATGTCCATGTCCGCGACCGCGACGGACATCACCTGCTCGACGCCGAAGCCTACCGGACCGCAACCGCGGCGATCAGGGCCAGTGTCGACGAACGGCTCGTCGTCCAGATCACCAGCGAGGCACTGGGCATCTATCGGCCCGAACAGCAGATGCGGGTGGTGCTGGAAGCGCGGCCCGAGGCGGTTTCACTGGCCCTGCGCGAGTTGTTGCCCGACCAAACTTACGAAGCGGGTTTCGCCGCATTCCTTGAAACGCTGCGCAGGGAGAAGATCACACCGCAGATCATCCTCTACACTCCCGAGGAGGCAACCTATCTCGCGATGCTCGCGGGCCGCGGCCTGATCCCCTTCGACAATCTGCCGGTTCTCTATGTGCTCGGCCGCTACGCGGTTGGACAGACGTCCCGCCCGGCCGACCTGCTGCCTTTCTTGGCCCCGGGCACTGCCGCTGCAAGCCATTGGATGGTCTGCGCCTTCGGCAACCAGGAGACGGCGTGCGTGACGGCAGCCGCGCTGCTTGGCGGGAACGCGCGCGTCGGGTTCGAGAACAATCTTTTCCTGCCCGATGGAACACCGGCTTCGGGAAATCAGGACCTTGTCGCGGCCACCAAGCGATCAGTCGAAGCCTGCGGGCTCACCCTCGCCAATGCGGACACGCTTAGAGGCCAGTGGGACGCCGCCTGA
- a CDS encoding LacI family DNA-binding transcriptional regulator — protein sequence MKRPTIHDLATAAGVSVATVNRILGGTVAVRPKTVQRVQSAAEEIGFYGIGAIDDRARKISPHYRLGFLLQQSTRDLYQLFGKKIVAACRERRDEVIDPVVDFVDILTPETISSRLIALGDACDAVAVVAADHPIIGQAIRSLKEMGKPVVSYITDQSAPERAAYVGTNNWKLGRTAAFLITQTTQGAGRIAVFIGNHRYQCQDVSDASFRSYLREHAPRLTVEESRPTHEESSEAYRMVAELLKTTDDLVGILIVGGGITGVLRALREVSSERRSGIKVVCRDIGPETRRGLSEGLITAALCHPLEATSALLVQTMIDVIGPQAPFATLQRSIPFEIVTPENI from the coding sequence ATGAAGCGGCCGACAATCCACGATCTTGCTACCGCGGCAGGCGTGTCGGTGGCGACGGTGAACAGAATTCTGGGCGGCACCGTTGCCGTGCGGCCGAAAACCGTCCAGCGCGTGCAAAGCGCCGCGGAAGAAATTGGCTTTTACGGCATCGGCGCGATCGATGACCGGGCGCGAAAAATCTCGCCGCATTACCGGCTGGGTTTCCTGCTCCAGCAGTCGACCCGCGACCTCTACCAGCTATTCGGGAAGAAGATTGTCGCTGCCTGCCGCGAGCGGCGGGACGAGGTCATCGACCCTGTCGTCGACTTCGTGGATATTTTGACGCCGGAGACGATATCGAGCCGGCTCATCGCGCTTGGCGATGCATGCGACGCTGTGGCGGTGGTCGCGGCGGATCACCCGATCATTGGCCAGGCCATCCGTTCCCTGAAGGAGATGGGTAAGCCGGTTGTCTCCTACATCACAGATCAATCCGCACCGGAAAGGGCGGCCTATGTAGGCACCAACAACTGGAAGCTGGGGCGCACCGCAGCATTCCTGATCACGCAAACGACCCAAGGGGCTGGTCGAATCGCTGTTTTCATCGGCAATCATCGCTACCAATGCCAGGATGTCTCGGACGCCAGCTTCCGCTCCTATTTGCGCGAGCACGCGCCTCGGCTCACAGTGGAGGAGAGCCGCCCCACTCACGAGGAATCGAGCGAGGCCTACCGCATGGTGGCCGAGTTGCTGAAGACGACGGACGATCTGGTGGGGATTCTAATTGTTGGCGGCGGCATCACAGGCGTGCTTCGCGCCTTGAGGGAAGTATCTTCCGAGAGGCGATCGGGGATCAAGGTGGTATGCCGCGACATTGGGCCCGAGACCCGCAGAGGATTGTCCGAAGGATTGATCACGGCAGCTCTCTGCCACCCCCTTGAAGCGACCTCCGCCCTTCTCGTGCAGACCATGATCGATGTCATTGGACCACAAGCACCATTCGCGACCCTTCAGCGGTCGATACCTTTCGAAATAGTCACACCGGAGAATATCTGA
- a CDS encoding IS5 family transposase (programmed frameshift), whose product MERFVLTDAQWARMEPHCLGKAIDPGRSGGDNRLFVEAVLWIVRTGSPWRDLPAFFGKWNSVFTRYRGWVKADVFIRLFEACSDEPDMEYAMVDATIVKVHRHGQGAKGGPQSQAIGRSKGGMTTKILALTDALGNLVRFVLLPGQRFDTVGVEPLIAGLCFDALIADKAFDSNVIITDLNERGAKVVISQHPRRAKPLPLDAEMYKWRHLIENFFCKLKEFKRIAMRADKTDQSFSAIIHLAAAVINSR is encoded by the exons ATGGAACGATTCGTGCTGACGGACGCCCAGTGGGCGAGGATGGAACCGCATTGTCTGGGTAAGGCGATAGACCCTGGACGAAGCGGAGGTGACAATCGCCTGTTTGTTGAAGCGGTTCTTTGGATCGTGCGCACTGGAAGCCCATGGCGCGATCTGCCAGCCTTCTTCGGCAAGTGGAACAGCGTCTTCACGCGATACCGCGGTTGGGTCAAAGCCGATGTTTTCATTCGGCTTTTCGAGGCCTGCTCGGACGAACCGGACATGGAATACGCCATGGTCGACGCAACCATCGTCAAAGTCCATCGCCACGGCCAGGGCGCAAAAGGGGGAC CTCAGAGCCAGGCCATTGGTCGCTCCAAAGGCGGCATGACGACCAAGATCTTGGCGCTTACCGACGCGCTTGGCAATCTCGTGCGCTTTGTCCTGCTGCCGGGCCAGCGGTTCGATACGGTCGGTGTTGAACCGCTCATCGCGGGCCTCTGCTTCGACGCTCTGATCGCCGATAAGGCCTTCGACAGCAACGTCATCATCACCGATCTGAACGAGCGCGGCGCCAAGGTCGTCATTTCTCAGCACCCGCGCCGTGCAAAGCCGCTGCCGCTCGATGCCGAGATGTACAAATGGCGTCATCTGATCGAAAACTTCTTCTGCAAACTCAAGGAATTCAAACGTATCGCCATGCGCGCCGACAAAACCGACCAGAGTTTCAGTGCCATCATCCATCTCGCTGCCGCCGTCATAAACTCACGATGA
- a CDS encoding sterol desaturase family protein — translation MDDLQYGTRDKRGNWAPHRRAEPAPIWHRPFNVKKVVAWIPEFFWPWNTFHLATSLIWVNLLIPSWQSLASLSLLNYLWLYGLNAAGIFLFYGFFELRYYVRRKQQNRFKYNPKFPSDAPSDVFWFQSQNVDNFTRSFFVTIPLWTVVEIVMLWVYANSWAVWLPWTTNWLYLSFLVLIAPAVHEVYFFFLHRAIHWPPLYKWVHSVHHNSINPSPWSSLSMHPVEGFLYHAEAWLHLLIPSNPVCAYFTLHGAGFGAVNGHLGFETFEITDKVNLDSHSYVHYLHHKYFEVNYGGDGLVPLDKLFGTWHDGSKEADEVMKARFRKKKEKVRSRQEGRGDPASGMPAE, via the coding sequence ATGGATGATCTTCAGTATGGAACGCGCGACAAGCGCGGTAACTGGGCACCACATCGCCGTGCCGAGCCGGCGCCGATCTGGCACCGTCCGTTCAATGTGAAGAAGGTGGTAGCCTGGATTCCAGAATTCTTCTGGCCATGGAATACCTTCCACCTCGCCACGTCGCTCATTTGGGTCAACCTGCTGATCCCGAGCTGGCAGAGTCTCGCGAGCCTCTCGCTGCTCAACTACCTTTGGCTGTACGGCCTCAACGCCGCCGGGATTTTTCTTTTCTACGGCTTCTTCGAGCTGCGCTACTACGTCCGGCGCAAGCAACAGAACCGCTTCAAGTACAATCCAAAGTTTCCCTCGGACGCGCCGTCCGACGTGTTCTGGTTTCAAAGCCAGAACGTCGACAATTTCACCCGCTCGTTTTTCGTCACCATACCGCTGTGGACAGTGGTCGAGATCGTGATGCTGTGGGTCTACGCGAACAGCTGGGCTGTCTGGCTGCCCTGGACGACGAACTGGCTATACCTGTCGTTCCTGGTGCTTATCGCGCCTGCGGTGCATGAGGTCTATTTCTTCTTCCTGCACCGGGCGATCCATTGGCCGCCGCTCTACAAATGGGTGCACTCGGTCCACCACAATTCGATCAATCCGAGCCCGTGGTCGTCGCTGTCGATGCATCCGGTCGAGGGCTTCCTCTATCATGCCGAAGCCTGGCTGCACCTGTTGATCCCGTCCAACCCGGTCTGCGCTTATTTCACGCTGCATGGAGCCGGTTTCGGCGCCGTCAACGGCCATCTCGGCTTCGAGACCTTCGAGATCACCGACAAGGTCAATCTCGATAGCCACTCCTACGTGCACTACCTGCACCACAAGTACTTCGAGGTGAATTACGGCGGCGACGGGCTGGTGCCACTCGATAAGCTGTTCGGCACCTGGCACGACGGCAGCAAGGAAGCCGACGAGGTCATGAAGGCCCGCTTCCGCAAGAAAAAGGAAAAGGTGCGGAGCCGGCAGGAAGGCCGCGGCGATCCGGCATCCGGAATGCCTGCGGAATAA